The sequence below is a genomic window from Pleurocapsa sp. PCC 7327.
AGCCATAACCGAACCCAGAGAATGTCCAACCAGAGTAAAGGGTTTGTCGGTTAGTTGCTCTGCAATAGCATCGATATCTGCCAAGAAGTCTAGTAAATTATATGACCCTCCTTGACCGACGCGATCGGAACGCCCATGCCCTCGTAAATCTGGTGCAACGACGCGATATCCTCTTTCTGCAAGGCGAACTGCGACTTCATGCCAAGCGGCACCTTGTTCCAGGATACCGTGGAGGCAAAGAATTAGAGGGTTGTTTTTCTCTCCCCAACTACAAAGACATAGATTTAGTCCTCGGATGTTTACATAATTTTCACTCATCAGAGAGAGGGAAAAGGGGAGATGGGGAGACTTTTGACTCGAGACTTCTAACTCCTCTTCATTTGGTAATTCATAGTCCAGGGATAGGGCAATATGACGAGTTGTTTCTCCCAGTTTATGGGGAAGTTTGATGTCTCTCCAAGCGTCTGCTAGGGTGGGATCGATTTGATTTCGTTTGAGGAAATTGGGATCGCCAACAGACATTGATTTGTTGTAGACTCCATCTATCATCCGCTGTCCTTCATAGGGGTTTAATAGCGAGGATTCAAAAGGAATTTCCAGAAATTCGCATAACTTTTCTGTAACTTTAGCCGGTTCTTTTACCAAGTCTTCGTAACGGATTAGGTGAGTGCGATCGCGAGCGATTTTCTCAAAGAAATCGAGAATATTTTGGTTACTTTTTGTCCAAATTTCTTCAGCTAATTCATAGGGATTTTCTTTGCCAGAACCGACTAATTTATCCATCCGCATTCGGCAGAATGACTCAATTACTGAATAAGGATGGCGTACTAAATGAATGTATTTTGCTCCTGTAAATAGAGCTTCTGCTCTTTCTAATGTTTCTCGATGAAAAGCATAAGTTGGCGATTTATCGACTAACAGGCGTTTGCCTGCTAGTTCTTGAAGCATGGCATAAACTTCATAGATAGAGTTATTTTGCTTGACTAAATTGGCAACTAAATTTTGGGCTTCTTGGGCATCAATTCCTTTTAATTCCATGAAAGCGCGCGGCAACCCTTCGCCTAAATGAGATAACGCCAGTTCTTTCTCTCGTTGCGCGATCGTATCGAATGGCAGTAAATGTAATTCAGGCGGAGAACATAAATCTGGGTGTCCTGCGAGCATTACCCTCAATAAAGTAGAACCCGCACGAGGACTGGAAAGAACAAACGCAATTTTTGGAAGTTTTTTGTCAATTTTTAGTGGCTTTGTGTTAGTCGTTAGTAGTTGGTTGTTGGTGATTGGGTTACTAATAACTGACGACTGATGACTAACTGCTAAAGATTGACTATTTCCATAGCTTTTTTCAAATTCAGAGGCTAGATATTTGGCTAGGGCATCAATTCTGGGACGCTCATAAAATTCTCTGGGATATAACATTAACTGAAGATCGCTTTTAAGCTGATTAATTGCCTCCATAACCATCAGAGAATCCATGCCCAAATCTAGCAAACTTTCCCTAGGAGAGATTGACTTTCCATTCAACTGCATTATTTGCGAAATGGAAATTTGTAAATAAGAAATTAAATATTTCTCTCGCTGAATGGGATCTAGATTCAACAGTTGTTCAAAAATAGGTATTTGTTGTTTGTTAGTTGTCAGTTTTTCTGGATTTGCGAGCGACAAATTATTGACTATCTCTTGAAAATAGGAAGATTGAATTAAGTAAGGAAATTGTTGACTCAATTCTTTCCAGTTTATAGAAATTACTCCAATTTGAGTCATATTCTCTGAAAGTATTTGAGGTAAAAATGCTAAAATTTCTTCTATTTTAATAAGATTAAGTCCTTTGACAGCTAATCGTTTTGTTGTTGCCATTCCATCTGACAAAGAACCCAAATTGATACTTAAAGCAGGAAGTTTTTGAGCTTTTCTGTAGTGCGCGATCGCATCTAAAAATGCATTAGCAGCTGCATAATTTCCTTGCCCAGGCGAACCTAATAAAGATGCTGCTGACGAGAACATTACGAAGAAGTCTAAAGGAATATCTTGAGTTAGTTGATGCAGATTCCAAGTTCCTCTGACTTTAGGAGCCATAACTTTATGAAAACGTTCCCAAGAAATTCCCTGAAGAATTCCATCATCTAAAACTCCTGCTGCATGAATAATTCCTTTTAGCGGTGGCAAAGATGCTTGGATTTTTTCTAATACTTTGCGAACATCTCGTTTGTTAGAAATATCGGCTTGAGTTACTAAAATTCTAATTCCCAAACGTTCTAATTGTTGCAAAGTATGAGCAACATTTTCTAAAGGTTTATTTCGTCCAACTAATACGAGATTTTTGGCTCCCTGTTGCACTAACCATTGGGCAACTTTTAATCCTACAGCTCCTAACCCACCAGTAATCAAATAACTGAACTCTGAATCAATTTTTGTCGGGGTATTTCGCGAAATGCCCCAATCGCTAATTCCTTGCTTGAGTCTGGCAACATATCTTTTTCCGTTGCGAAAGGCAAGATAATCTTCTCCGTCTGAATTGAAAATCTCTTCGATTAATTGTGCTACTTCTTCTGAATCTGGATTAGATGATAAATCGATCATTCCTCCCCAGTATTCGGGATGTTCCAAAGCAATAACTTTCCCTAGTCCCCATAGCGGAGATTGAGCAACTGAAAGGTTATGTGTTTGGGAGTCTACAGACTGAGTTGACTGCGTAACTAACCAAAGTCGAGAGGATATTGATTGTGTAAATAAGGTTTGGATTAAATGCAGTATACTTTTACAACCTAAACTTTGTGCTTTCTCTAAATCTGAAAGAGTTAACTGTTTGGAGGATGCTGTTTCTAAACCCCATAAATGAATGATGCCTTTTAATGAAGGGGTAATCTTGGATAAACCTTCTTGAAACAGATGCTGAAAATCTTCAGGATTAGCCGGATTAATTTCCCATGCTAAGGTATTTTTCTTGGTTTTATGAATTTCCTTATAACCGTTTCCAGGATAAATTAATACACAGGTTTGACCGGATTGCTTTAACTGTTTGGCAACAGTTTTTCCGATTCCTTTTCTATCGGCAAAGATTAACCAACTATGTTCGGAGTTTGGAGTTCGGAGTTCGGAATTTGGAGTTCTAGATTTAGCTTGCCATTTGACTTGATAGAACCAATCTGGATGAATTATTGGTTGGTTGTGAGTTGTTAATTGTTTTGCTCCTGTCTGTTGAATCCAATATCGTTGGCGTTGGAAAGGATAAGTAGGTAAATTCCAGACTCGCTGTCGTTGATAATCTTTATCAAACCCAACCCAATCGATTTCAATTCCATTAACAGATAAAATCGCTAAGCTGGTGAGGATTTGTTGCCAATCTCCTTGTCTGGGACGCAAACTGGGCAACCACAAATTAGATTTTGGATTTTGGATTTCAGGTTTTGGATTTGCTAAAACCGTGCGTGCCATGCCTAAAAGGGTGGGTTTGGCGCCAATTTCTAAGAAGATTTGATAATTTTGCCTCTCTAAAAATTCAATACTGGCGGCAAATTTAACGGGTTGTCGCACGTGAGCAACCCAGTATTGCGGCGTGGCAATTTCTTCGGTTGCGAGTTTTCCCGTCAGGTTAGAAATAATATCGATCCGGGGTAAAGCATAAGTTATCTCGCTAGCAACTCGTTCAAACTCCGCTAGCATCGGTTCCATTAAAGGCGAGTGAAAGGCATGGGAAACCTGTAATGGTTTCGTTTTTATGCCCTCAGATGCGAACCCAGAGACTATTTGTTGAATAGCTTCTGTTTCTCCAGAGATTACGATACTCTTGGCACCATTAATTGCCGCGATCGCAACTTTTTCTGCATAGGGTGCGATCGCTTCTCTTACCGTTGTTTCATCTGCCAAGACCGAGACCATTGTCCCCGTTTGTGGCAAGGCTTGCATGAGTTTCCCGCGATAGGCGATCGATTTCAACCCATCTTCTAAACTGAATACCCCAGCAATAGTTGCGGCAACGTACTCGCCGACACTGTGCCCCATGACGACAGTGGGTTCTATGCCCCAAGATTGCCATAATTGCGCGAGGGCGTATTCGAGGGCGAATAGTGCGGGTTGGGTGTAGGCAGTTTCGTCGATGGGCGAAAATGTTCCCTCTTGGGGGTATAAAACTTCAAGTAGTGGCTTTTCTAGATAGGGTTGCACAATTTCGGCGCATTTATCTAAGGCGGCGCGGAAAGTCGGCTGGGTTTCGTAAAGTTGACGACCCATGCCGACATATTGGGAACCTTGACCCGTAAATAAGAAGGCAATTTTGCGCTCGATTCCCGTGTCTGCCGTGCCTGTTATTAGTCCGGGGGCTTCTTGTCCATTCCCAAAAGCCACTAACTGCGATCGCAATTGTTTGACAGAATCGGTTACAATCGCAATACGATAGTTAAAATGCGATCGCCCCGTATTCGCCGTAAAACAAATATTTTCTAATAAAGTTTCTGGATGATTTGTCAAGTATTCTTCATAAGACTTAACTAAATGGTTGAGAGCGGTTTGGCTTTTTGCTGAAAGGGTCAGAATATGTAGAGGACGTTCAATGACTTCTGACTTGTGTACGGACGGTTTTTGAACACTAACTGTCGGTAAGTCGGTTGAGTTTCTAGATAAACCCGCTCCTACGACTCCTGACTCCTCCAAAACAACATGAGCATTCGTTCCTCCAAAGCCAAAAGAACTGACACCAGCCAAACGAGGCTGTTCTCCTCGATTCCAAGGTTGACGTTGAGTAGGAATAGAAATAGAAGTCTCTTGCAGGTCGATATGAGGGTTTAACGCATTCAGATGAAGATGAGCGGGAATTTCTTCGTACTGAAGACAGAGAATGACCTTAATTAAGCCTGCAATTCCTGCCGCCGCTTCTAAGTGACCGATATTAGTTTTGACAGATCCCAACCATAGCGGTCGGTTAGCAGAACGTCCCTGCATCAGAACGGTTTTGAGGGAGTTTACCTCAATCGGATCTCCTAGAGAAGTCCCCGTTCCGTGTGTCTCGATATAGCTAATCTCTGCGGGATTTACGCCAGCATTGTACAAGGCTTGATGAATGACGGCTTGCTGGGCAAGTCCGTTTGGTGCGGTCAATCCGTTGCTACGCCCATCTTGGTTAATAGCAGAACCGCGAATGACTGCTAGGATATTATTGCCATCTCTTTGAGCATCGCCAAGGCGTTTGAGAATGATAACGCCGCAACCTTCTCCGCGCACGTAGCCATCCGCACTCGCATCAAAAGTTTTACAGCGACCGTCAGATGATATCATCCCTGCTTGGGTAAAAGTTTGGGTTAATTCTGGGGATAAAATGAGATTGACCCCACCAACGAGGGCGCGATCGCATTCCCCATTTTGTAAGCTTTTCGCTGCTAGGTGAACGGCGACTAAAGAAGAGGAACAAGCCGTATCTACCGTCAGGGAAGGTCCTCGAAGATCGAAAAAATAGGAAAGACGATTCGCTGCAATGCTATGAGCATTTCCCGTCCCAGCATAAGCATCCGGTTCTAATTGATGCCTCAGTCGAATCTGAGAATAATCGCTGCTACTGATGCCAACAAAAACTCCTGTTGCGCTACCAGCTAGTTGATTGGCGGCTATGCCTGCACTTTCTAGAGCTTC
It includes:
- a CDS encoding type I polyketide synthase; its protein translation is MSGNFSNFVDLLSYRASKQSEKIVFTFLGDGERVSDSLTYYQLDERAKAIAATLQSLNAQGERALLLYQPGLEFICAFFGCLYAGVIAVPAYPPRANRSLERLQAIVSDAQANFALTTEALVSTIEGRLTKYLSTEAIRCLTTDNIDSHSASQWQPINPSEDNLAFLQYTSGSTGMPKGVMVSHGNLVHNSSLINRCFRDTAESKGVSWLPPYHDMGLIGGILQPIYVGASQALMPPVAFLQRPLRWLQTISRDRATTSGAPNFAYELCVTQIAPEQRETLDLSCWTLAFTGAEPIRAETLERFAEAFASCGFRKEAFYPCYGMAETTLIVSGGLKEAAPILKTFDGKAIKQNRIINTSPSENGGITLVGCGQTVEDQKILIVNPETLKRCHSNEIGEIWVSGKSVAQGYWNRKTQTEETFNAYVADTQEGPFLRTGDLGFLQNGELFVTGRLKDLVIIRGRNHYPQDIELTVEKSHEAIREAAGAAFSVDVHGEERLAIACEVKRHYIRKLDLEEITSAIRKAVVQNHELQPFAIVLLKTGSIPKTSSGKIQRHACKAGFLEGSLETLGEWRQGDGEIREIREIREIRETNNRQQLANNQQQAIQAWLVSNIAGRLGISPQEIDVREPFASYGLDSVQAVRLSAELEDWLGRKLSPTLAYDYPSIATLAAYLGQEDSGTRGQREKEISQSAVLLEPLPVACGGFTKIEQSPIAVIGIGCRFPGANNPEAFWKLLCEGKDAITQVNRRWEGNDWGGFLERVDQFDPQFFGISPREAHEMDPQQRLLLEVSWEALESAGIAANQLAGSATGVFVGISSSDYSQIRLRHQLEPDAYAGTGNAHSIAANRLSYFFDLRGPSLTVDTACSSSLVAVHLAAKSLQNGECDRALVGGVNLILSPELTQTFTQAGMISSDGRCKTFDASADGYVRGEGCGVIILKRLGDAQRDGNNILAVIRGSAINQDGRSNGLTAPNGLAQQAVIHQALYNAGVNPAEISYIETHGTGTSLGDPIEVNSLKTVLMQGRSANRPLWLGSVKTNIGHLEAAAGIAGLIKVILCLQYEEIPAHLHLNALNPHIDLQETSISIPTQRQPWNRGEQPRLAGVSSFGFGGTNAHVVLEESGVVGAGLSRNSTDLPTVSVQKPSVHKSEVIERPLHILTLSAKSQTALNHLVKSYEEYLTNHPETLLENICFTANTGRSHFNYRIAIVTDSVKQLRSQLVAFGNGQEAPGLITGTADTGIERKIAFLFTGQGSQYVGMGRQLYETQPTFRAALDKCAEIVQPYLEKPLLEVLYPQEGTFSPIDETAYTQPALFALEYALAQLWQSWGIEPTVVMGHSVGEYVAATIAGVFSLEDGLKSIAYRGKLMQALPQTGTMVSVLADETTVREAIAPYAEKVAIAAINGAKSIVISGETEAIQQIVSGFASEGIKTKPLQVSHAFHSPLMEPMLAEFERVASEITYALPRIDIISNLTGKLATEEIATPQYWVAHVRQPVKFAASIEFLERQNYQIFLEIGAKPTLLGMARTVLANPKPEIQNPKSNLWLPSLRPRQGDWQQILTSLAILSVNGIEIDWVGFDKDYQRQRVWNLPTYPFQRQRYWIQQTGAKQLTTHNQPIIHPDWFYQVKWQAKSRTPNSELRTPNSEHSWLIFADRKGIGKTVAKQLKQSGQTCVLIYPGNGYKEIHKTKKNTLAWEINPANPEDFQHLFQEGLSKITPSLKGIIHLWGLETASSKQLTLSDLEKAQSLGCKSILHLIQTLFTQSISSRLWLVTQSTQSVDSQTHNLSVAQSPLWGLGKVIALEHPEYWGGMIDLSSNPDSEEVAQLIEEIFNSDGEDYLAFRNGKRYVARLKQGISDWGISRNTPTKIDSEFSYLITGGLGAVGLKVAQWLVQQGAKNLVLVGRNKPLENVAHTLQQLERLGIRILVTQADISNKRDVRKVLEKIQASLPPLKGIIHAAGVLDDGILQGISWERFHKVMAPKVRGTWNLHQLTQDIPLDFFVMFSSAASLLGSPGQGNYAAANAFLDAIAHYRKAQKLPALSINLGSLSDGMATTKRLAVKGLNLIKIEEILAFLPQILSENMTQIGVISINWKELSQQFPYLIQSSYFQEIVNNLSLANPEKLTTNKQQIPIFEQLLNLDPIQREKYLISYLQISISQIMQLNGKSISPRESLLDLGMDSLMVMEAINQLKSDLQLMLYPREFYERPRIDALAKYLASEFEKSYGNSQSLAVSHQSSVISNPITNNQLLTTNTKPLKIDKKLPKIAFVLSSPRAGSTLLRVMLAGHPDLCSPPELHLLPFDTIAQREKELALSHLGEGLPRAFMELKGIDAQEAQNLVANLVKQNNSIYEVYAMLQELAGKRLLVDKSPTYAFHRETLERAEALFTGAKYIHLVRHPYSVIESFCRMRMDKLVGSGKENPYELAEEIWTKSNQNILDFFEKIARDRTHLIRYEDLVKEPAKVTEKLCEFLEIPFESSLLNPYEGQRMIDGVYNKSMSVGDPNFLKRNQIDPTLADAWRDIKLPHKLGETTRHIALSLDYELPNEEELEVSSQKSPHLPFSLSLMSENYVNIRGLNLCLCSWGEKNNPLILCLHGILEQGAAWHEVAVRLAERGYRVVAPDLRGHGRSDRVGQGGSYNLLDFLADIDAIAEQLTDKPFTLVGHSLGSVMAAMFASIRTEKVKNLILVETVLPTEVQDNDAVEQLTTHLDYLASPREHTIFPDVATAAERLRLTTPTLSESLAMQLAERITEPHQDGVRWRWDPLLRTRTGIGFNGIDRAKYLGLLRQLKAPITLVYGDRSDFNRPEDLAEQQKAMPSATRIIVSGGHNLHLEAAIALAKIIDGEYFC